A section of the Phaseolus vulgaris cultivar G19833 chromosome 8, P. vulgaris v2.0, whole genome shotgun sequence genome encodes:
- the LOC137826125 gene encoding heat shock cognate 70 kDa protein-like, whose translation MAEQKKEWAVGIDLGTTYSCVAVWLEEQCRVEIIHNDQGNRTTPSSVAFTDNQRLIGDAAKHQAATNPTNTVFDVKRLIGRRYSDPIIRDDLKLWPFKVIADSDDKPMIAVSYKGQKKHLSAEEISSMILTKMRETAEAYLESGVKNVVVTVPAYFNDSQRQATKDAGTIAGLNVMRIINEPTAAALAYGLDKRAKCVVGERNIFIFDFGGGTFDVSLLTIKGDVFEVKATAGDTHLGGEDMDNRVVKYFVQEFNRKNKVDINGNPKTLRRLRTACERAKRTLSYAVSTTIEVDALSGSIDFYSSLSRARFEELNMDLFKRCMETVDKCLVDSKMDKSDVDDVVLVGGSSRIPKVQQLLQDYFKGKELCMSINPDEAVAYGAAIQAALLTKSNKFVPNLLLLDVTPLSLGVAICEDLMSVVIPRNTIIPVQKKEGFERNKDFRSSVSINVFEGERTRASDNNFLGSFKLYGNPDALRGHPLSVTFSIDVDGILTVIAEEESSGSKNWITITNNQGRLSTQQIMRMIEDAEKYKAEDEKYQKKVEAVNALDDFVYKIRHAIDDVDNRNKLRLRDQVKINMAIAETKKLLDASKQTETEVFVDHLKAVKSLIEPIMKIN comes from the exons ATGGCAGAACAAAAGAAGGAATGGGCTGTGGGAATTGACCTTGGCACAACATACTCATGTGTTGCTGTATGGCTAGAGGAACAGTGTCGAGTGGAGATCATTCACAATGACCAGGGCAATAGAACTACGCCTTCATCTGTGGCTTTCACAGATAATCAAAGATTGATTGGTGATGCTGCTAAACATCAGGCTGCCACTAATCCAACTAACACTGTCTTTG ATGTGAAAAGGTTAATCGGCAGAAGATACAGTGATCCCATTATCCGGGACGATCTAAAGTTGTGGCCATTTAAGGTcattgctgattctgatgaCAAACCCATGATAGCTGTTTCATACAAGGGTCAGAAGAAACACCTTTCAGCTGAAGAAATCTCATCTATGATTCTCACAAAGATGCGGGAGACTGCAGAAGCGTACTTGGAATCAGGGGTTAAGAATGTTGTGGTTACTGTGCCTGCTTATTTTAATGACTCTCAGCGACAAGCAACCAAAGATGCTGGTACCATTGCTGGACTCAATGTCATGCGGATAATCAATGAGCCCACAGCTGCAGCTCTGGCATACGGCCTTGACAAGAGAGCAAAATGTGTTGTTGGAGAGCGAAATATTTTCATCTTTGATTTTGGTGGTGGTACATTTGACGTGTCTCTGCTCACAATCAAGGGTGATGTCTTCGAAGTCAAGGCCACTGCTGGTGACACACACCTTGGAGGAGAGGACATGGATAACAGAGTGGTGAAGTACTTTGTACAGGAGTTCAATAGAAAGAACAAAGTTGACATAAATGGGAACCCGAAAACCTTGAGGAGGTTGAGAACTGCTTGTGAGAGAGCAAAAAGGACACTCTCATATGCTGTTTCCACCACCATTGAGGTAGATGCTTTATCAGGGAGCATTGACTTTTATTCATCACTCAGTCGTGCAAGATTTGAGGAACTGAACATGGACCTCTTTAAAAGGTGTATGGAGACAGTAGATAAGTGTCTTGTTGATTCTAAGATGGACAAGAGTGATGTAGATGATGTTGTGCTGGTTGGAGGTTCTTCTAGGATTCCCAAAGTGCAGCAGCTATTGCAAGACTACTTCAAGGGGAAAGAACTGTGCATGAGCATCAACCCTGATGAAGCTGTTGCTTATGGAGCAGCAATTCAGGCTGCTTTGCTAACTAAAAGCAACAAGTTTGTTCCCAACTTACTGTTATTAGATGTTACGCCGCTGTCACTTGGTGTAGCTATATGTGAAGATCTCATGAGTGTTGTGATTCCTAGGAACACCATCATTCCTGTTCAGAAAAAGGAAGGATTTGAAAGAAACAAAGATTTCAGATCATCTGTCTCAATAAATGTTTTCGAGGGTGAAAGAACAAGAGCAAGCGATAACAATTTTCTTGGTTCTTTTAAGCTTTATGGCAATCCTGATGCTCTTCGAGGCCATCCTTTAAGTGTAACTTTCAGTATAGATGTTGATGGTATTCTAACTGTAATTGCTGAGGAAGAAAGCAGTGGAAGTAAGAACTGGATTACTATAACCAACAACCAGGGAAGACTATCGACTCAACAAATTATGAGAATGATTGAAGATGCCGAGAAATATAAGGCTGAAGACGAGAAGTACCAAAAGAAAGTTGAAGCAGTTAATGCTTTGGATGACTTCGTTTACAAGATACGGCATGCTATAGATGATGTTGATAACAGAAATAAGCTTCGTTTACGAGACCAAGTCAAGATTAACATGGCAATTGCAGAGACCAAAAAATTGCTTGATGCTAGCAAGCAGACAGAAACAGAGGTGTTTGTGGATCATCTGAAAGCGGTGAAGAGCCTCATTGAACCCATTATGAAGATTAACTAG
- the LOC137823908 gene encoding uncharacterized protein, translated as MSVEILDGATIVKFLQDEEAFSVSVRNRFARLDTDNDGLLSYAEMLKELQSLRVLETHFGIDVEPDPDELAHVYESLFVQFDHNLNGTIDLEEFEKETRKMMLAMADGLGFLPVQMVLEEDSILKTAVERESNKLAA; from the coding sequence ATGAGTGTAGAAATTTTGGATGGTGCCACCATAGTGAAGTTCCTTCAGGATGAGGAAGCATTCAGCGTATCAGTACGTAACCGTTTTGCTCGCCTTGACACAGACAATGATGGGCTTCTCTCCTATGCAGAGATGTTGAAGGAGCTTCAAAGCCTTAGGGTGTTGGAAACCCACTTCGGTATTGATGTGGAGCCAGACCCAGATGAACTTGCTCATGTGTATGAATCCTTGTTCGTGCAATTCGATCACAACTTGAATGGCACCATTGATCTTGAAGAATTCGAGAAGGAAACCAGAAAGATGATGCTTGCCATGGCTGATGGATTGGGTTTCTTGCCAGTTCAGATGGTCCTGGAAGAAGACAGCATCCTCAAAACAGCTGTTGAAAGAGAGTCTAATAAACTAGCTGCTTGA
- the LOC137823907 gene encoding transcription initiation factor TFIID subunit 6, whose protein sequence is MSIVPKETIEVIAQSIGINTLSPDVALAVAPDVEYRMRQIMQEAIKCMRHSKRTILTADDVDVALNLKNVEPIYGFASGGPLRFKRAVGHRDLFYIDDKDVDLKDVIEASLPKAPLDTAVTCHWLAIEGVQPAIPENAPVEVISAPSDIKKHEHKDDDLPVDIKLPVKHVLSRELQLYFDKVAELTLSESDSALFKEALVSLSTDSGLHPLVPYFTCFIADEVSRGLNNFPLLFALMRVVSSLLLNPHIHIEPYLHQLMPSVVTCLVAKRLGSRLADNHWELRDFTANLVASICKRFGHVYSNLQSRLTKTLLNAFLDPKKAMTQHYGAIQGLGALGPNVVRLLLLPNLEIYMRLLDSEMILEKQKNEMKRHEAWRVYGALLRAAGQCIYDRLKMFPTIPTPSLQSVWKTNAKVLTSSSRKRKAGPDQSEQQPPLKKAATDVEDGVVLMNSSPVHKPEETETQASSVDSIIGSSSSAQMKIETSLDGELRSNRDDTQALKTSAALTQVWKDELNSGRILVSLFDLFGEGILSFIQSPEMYMFL, encoded by the exons ATGAGCATTGTTCCCAAAGAGACGATCGAAGTTATCGCGCAGAGCATTGGGATAAACACCTTGTCTCCCGATGTCGCTCTCGCCGTCGCTCCCGATGTCGAATACCGCATGCGCCAGATTATGCAG GAGGCAATTAAGTGCATGCGGCACTCTAAGAGAACCATTCTCACCGCGGATGATGTTGATGTTGCACTGAACTTGAAGAATGTTGAA CCAATATATGGATTTGCATCTGGTGGTCCTTTGCGGTTCAAAAGAGCTGTTGGACACAGAGACTTGTTTTATATTGATGACAAGGATGTCGATTTAAAAGAT GTTATTGAAGCTTCTTTACCAAAAGCACCTCTTGATACTGCAGTTACATGCCACTGGCTTGCCATTGAAGGTGTGCAACCTGCTATTCCAGAAAATGCTCCTGTAGAAG TAATTTCAGCTCCTTCTGATATAAAAAAGCATGAGCACAAAGATGATGACCTTCCAGTTGACATCAAATTGCCTGTTAAGCATGTATTATCCAGAGAGCTTCAG CTGTATTTTGACAAAGTTGCTGAGCTTACTTTGAGTGAATCTGATTCAGCTCTCTTTAAGGAAGCGTTAGTAAGTTTGTCTACTGATTCAGGACTTCATCCACTAGTTCCTTATTTCACATGCTTTATAGCTGATGAG GTTTCCCGTGGTTTGAATAATTTTCCTCTTCTATTTGCCTTGATGCGAGTTGTTAGTAGCCTTCTGCTGAACCCTCACATCCATATTGAACCTTAT CTACACCAGTTGATGCCATCGGTTGTGACCTGCCTCGTTGCTAAAAGGTTGGGCAGTAGGTTGGCAGACAACCACTGGGAACTTAGAGACTTTACGGCTAACCTGGTTGCCTCAATATGCAAAAG GTTTGGACATGTCTACAGTAATCTCCAGTCTCGGTTGACCAAAACATTGCTGAATGCATTCTTGGATCCTAAGAAGGCAATGACGCAACACTATGGTGCTATTCAGGGGTTAGGAGCACTGGGACCCAATGTG GTTCGCCTTCTTTTGCTGCCAAACCTTGAGATATATATGCGACTTCTTGATTCAGAGATGATTCTTGAGAAGcagaaaaatgaaatgaaaaggcATGAAGCTTGGCGTGTTTATGGAGCCTTGCTG CGTGCTGCAGGTCAGTGTATATACGACCGACTAAAGATGTTCCCAACTATTCCAACTCCTTCTCTTCAGTCTGTCTGGAAGACTAATGCAAAAGTTCTGACTTCTTCATCTC GTAAACGCAAGGCAGGCCCTGACCAATCGGAACAGCAGCCACCTTTGAAAAAAGCTGCTACCGACGTTGAGGATGGTGTGGTCCTAATGAATTCCTCACCAGTTCACAAGCCAGAGGAGACAGAGACTCAAGCTTCTTCAGTTGATTCAATAATTGGCTCATCATCTTCTGCACAgatgaaaattgagacttctttAGATGGCGAACTTAGAAGTAACAGGGATGATACTCAGGCATTGAAGACATCTGCTGCTCTCACCCAGGTTTGGAAGGACGAGCTTAATTCTGGACGGATCCTGGTATCATTGTTTGACTTGTTTGGTGAAGGAATTCTTTCCTTCATTCAGTCTCCTGAGATGTATATGTTCTTGTAA
- the LOC137826200 gene encoding CASP-like protein 4D1, protein MAEMVNTTPSNSSTASTRTVLLLLRVLTFVFLLIALILIATLKQTDDDTAVQIKFSDFYAYRYMISTIIIGFAYNLLQMAFSIFTVVSGNRVLSGDGGRWFDFFGDKIISYFMISGSAAGFGLTVELGRGVPSNSFTDKANASASLLLIGFLFTAIASTFTSFALPKKAN, encoded by the exons ATGGCTGAGATGGTGAACACCACACCCTCCAATTCCTCCACAGCTTCAACAAGAACTgtgcttctccttttgagggTCTTAACCTTTGTGTTCCTTCTCATTGCCCTCATTCTCATTGCCACACTCAAGCAAACTGATGATGACACCGCTGTACAAATCAAGTTCAGTGATTTCTATGCTTATCG ATACATGATATCGACGATAATCATTGGATTTGCGTATAACCTGCTGCAAATGGCGTTCTCAATCTTCACTGTGGTATCAGGAAACCGTGTATTAAGTGGTGATGGTGGCCGTTGGTTTGATTTCTTTGGTGACAAG ATTATATCATACTTTATGATTTCGGGTTCAGCTGCTGGATTTGGTTTGACCGTAGAGTTGGGTAGAGGTGTACCCTCCAACTCGTTCACTGACAAGGCAAACGCTTCTGCAAGTCTTCTTCTCATTGGATTTTTGTTCACTGCCATTGCTTCAACTTTCACTTCCTTTGCTTTGCCAAAGAAGGCTAATTGA